The Phyllostomus discolor isolate MPI-MPIP mPhyDis1 chromosome 4, mPhyDis1.pri.v3, whole genome shotgun sequence genome window below encodes:
- the LOC114494366 gene encoding cytosolic 5'-nucleotidase 3A-like — MDRAAVAWVGAVASASVCALVAGVVLAQYLFTMKRRTGRKTKIIEMMPEFQKTSVCIKNPARVEEIICGLIKGGANKLQIITDFDMTLSRFSYKGKRCPTCHNVIDNCKLVSDECQKKLLQLKEKYYAIEVDPVLTVEQKYPYMVECYTISHGLLVEQALPKAKLQEVVAESNVMLKEGYENFFSKLQQHNILVFIFSAGIGDVLEEIMRQAGVYYSNVKVVSNFMDFDDNGVLKGFKGDLIHVFNKHDGALKNSKYFSQLKDNSNIILLGDSQGDLRMADGVANVEHILKIGYLNDRVDELLDNYMDSYDIVLVKEESLELANSILQKILYK, encoded by the exons ATGGACCGGGCGGCCGTGGCGTGGGTGGGCGCCGTAGCGAGCGCCAGCGTGTGCGCCCTGGTGGCGGGGGTGGTGCTGGCCCAGTACCTATTCACCATGAAGAGGAGGACGGGGAGGAAGACCAAGATCATCGAG ATGATGCCAGAATTTCAGAAAACTTCAGTTTGCATCAAGAACCCTGCAAGAGTAGAAGAAATTATCTGTGGTCTCATCAAAGGAGGAGCTAATAAACTTCAGATAATTACAGACTTTGACATGACACTGAGTAGGTTTTCCTACAAAGGGAAAAGATGTCCAACATGTCATAATGTCATTGACAACTGTAAGCTGGTGTCAGATGAATGTCAGAAAAAGTTACTGCAGCTAAAGGAAAAATACTATGCTATTGAAGTTGACCCTGTTCTCACTGTAGAACAGAAGTACCCTTATATGGTAGAATGTTACACTATATCACATGGTTTGCTTGTTGAACAGGCTTTACCGAAAGCCAAACTTCAAGAAGTCGTAGCGGAATCTAACGTTATGCTCAAGGAAGGATATGAGAACTTTTTCAGTAAGCTCCAACAACACAATATCCTTGTGTTCATATTTTCGGCTGGTATCGGAGATGTACTGGAGGAGATTATGCGTCAAGCTGGGGTTTATTATTCAAATGTCAAAGTAGTGTCCAACTTCATGGATTTTGATGACAATGGCGTGCTCAAAGGATTCAAAGGAGATCTAATTCACGTGTTTAACAAACATGACGGTGCCTTGAAAAACTCAAAATACTTCAGCCAACTGAAAGACAACAGCAACATAATTCTGCTGGGGGACTCCCAGGGCGACTTGCGAATGGCGGACGGAGTAGCCAATGTTGAACACATCCTGAAAATTGGGTATCTAAATGATAGAGTGGATGAGCTTCTAGACAACTACATGGATTCGTACGACATTGTTCTAGTAAAAGAGGAGTCCCTGGAGCTAGCCAACTCCATCCTACAGAAGATTCTGTATAAATAA